A segment of the Deltaproteobacteria bacterium genome:
AAGACCGCCCGTCGCATCAAGCCCGACGGCACCGACGAAGACGTGCCACTCACACATGTCCACGTCGGCGACGCGCTGCGCGTACGGCCCGGTGAGAAGGTGCCCGTCGACGGCGTGGTGCTCGAGGGCAGCTCCAACGTCGACGAGTCGATGCTCACCGGCGAGCCGCTCCCGGTGACCAAGAAGGCCGGCGACAAGGTGTTCGGGGCGACGCTCAATAGTTGACAGAAGGAATCTCTAGCTGCGTTTTCGCCCCGGCGAGTTGACGGACCCGTTATCGGCCGTGCACGGTTGTACCGCCGTTCGCTACAGCACGCAGGCGTTCGATGTGAGCGTGGAGGTGCCTCGAGACAGGCCGCCGGGCAGCCTGCTGCTGCGTGGCGCACGCGTCATCATGATGCGGGGCGATGAAATCATCGACCCGGCGGACATCCTCGTCCGCGATGGGCGGGTCGCCGCGATCGGACCGAGCGGCACGCTGAAGGCGCCCGCGGGCAGCGACGTCCGGGATGTGGGCGGCAAGACCATCGTGCCGGGCTACATCGAGTTGACAGGAATCTCTAGCTGCGTCTTGATTATCCGGTTGTTTCAGCCGACCCCAATGGGCTGGGGTCACCCAGCTCCGAACGCTTCCGGAGGTCCTTCGCGCCGTGAATCAGCGCGTACGAGTCGGCTCCCGCCCGCTGCCGAATCCGAGGAGCGTCTGGAACGCCGCCATCGGATTGCGGCGGCGATGATGGCGAAAAACAAACTCGTCGAGGTAGACCTGCAGGTGAACGCGGCTCACCCCGTGATGGGTGCCCACCAGCCACTGCTGCAGGTTGCCGATCGCGCGATCGGCAAGTGGAACGGCCGAGCGGGTGCCCTTCCGGAGCTCGGTCCGGTGCGGTTGCTTGCGAGCCACGTGCACGTACCCCGCTTTGGTGAAGCCCGCGAATCCGGTCCACTGGTCGCTGACGATCGTGGCGCCCGCGGCGATGTTCCGCCGCGCAAAGTCCAGCATCGTCGCACCGCTGAAGTCGGGGATGACCTCCAACCGGAGACGCCCCGACGCCTTGCCGCGCCGCTCCACCGCCGCCAGCACAATGGCGGCCTTTCGGCCCTTCAGTTGCCGGCTCCCGCGCACCCCGGGTTGCGGCGCCCCGATCCAGGCCTCGTCGATCTCGACCTCACCGCGGAGCAGCTCCCTC
Coding sequences within it:
- a CDS encoding IS1595 family transposase, whose translation is MPRPGFPTSRRQFQRQFADEDSCQQYLASCRWPEGFRCPRCKHDRAFALVAQRRWQCAACRYQASVTAGTVMHNTKQPLTVWFWAAYLMTTDTRGLSALLLQRQLGLSRYETAWMMLHKLRRAMVNRTRELLRGEVEIDEAWIGAPQPGVRGSRQLKGRKAAIVLAAVERRGKASGRLRLEVIPDFSGATMLDFARRNIAAGATIVSDQWTGFAGFTKAGYVHVARKQPHRTELRKGTRSAVPLADRAIGNLQQWLVGTHHGVSRVHLQVYLDEFVFRHHRRRNPMAAFQTLLGFGSGREPTRTR